From a single Raphanus sativus cultivar WK10039 chromosome 3, ASM80110v3, whole genome shotgun sequence genomic region:
- the LOC130509163 gene encoding sodium/calcium exchanger NCL-like, translating to MQTSTLKRRPIHPHCPSTLLLFLISVALTISGVSSRVLSPLPLNDPILISDGIHGAPDYEFLTLDPPKNVSKAACLHVYGFLPCADNIGGYAFQVFSFGCLLVIGDYFLSEGRSKLFVIFEVGFYGGIVFPLLTMFPRIVLMLSPALSASHDGALAIVGNNVGVTVGHTVFALTMQWGACVVFGLTSPSSGQSTPRGSIKRTTSDTKNPRRGSSRKKILKNVVEASVDADPKNKKAAGIMLLTLAPFLMVTLPDLLDAQSWSDITMLISLIISCSSTVVYFVYSYFDTADQKKSLDHAKFELMSEVHKHLQTFSPQSLIRDGQLSKESLKSLFDKIDRNKDGKIQISELKDLTVEFGVYGRMKCDINELANTLLVDFDKDKDGELDENEFEEGVMKLLNQYKFDNPDTPRQGGNTCIYRTASDSVHVKNLSQGEESSVLKLEMPKQTLVAKLLSLRTLRAVIKVVGGMLMVLFLAKPFMININLLSVTAGVPSFYSIFAVIPLVRNLKNTLSAHFCRKKDKARIASEKFSEIYKDVTMNNLMGMSIVLAIVYTKGLKWDYSTEALLAVAVGLAIGLPAYVRSTYPFWICVLAFAMYISSLVLIYVHYHLRGQN from the exons ATGCAAACATCCACACTTAAGAGGAGACCTATCCATCCACACTGCCCTTCAACTCTATTACTATTCTTAATATCTGTAGCTTTGACCATCTCTGGTGTGAGCTCCCGTGTCCTAAGTCCTCTCCCTCTAAATGACCCTATCTTGATCTCTGATGGCATCCATGGCGCCCCGGATTACGAGTTTCTCACTCTAGATCCTCCAAAGAACGTCTCTAAGGCAGCTTGCCTTCATGTCTACGGGTTTCTTCCATGTGCAGACAATATTGGAGGTTATGCCTTCCAAGTTTTCTCTTTTGGGTGTCTCTTGGTCATTGGTGACTATTTCTTGTCTGAAGGAAGATCAAAACTCTTTGTAATCTTCGAGGTCGGTTTCTATGGTGGTATCGTCTTCCCTCTTCTTACAATGTTCCCAAGAATTGTCCTTATGCTCT CGCCTGCACTATCAGCGTCACACGATGGTGCACTTGCGATTGTGGGTAACAACGTTGGGGTTACTGTAGGGCACACGGTTTTTGCTCTAACAATGCAATGGGGAGCTTGTGTTGTCTTTGGTTTGACTAGTCCTAGTTCAGGCCAGTCAACCCCAAGAGGATCAATCAAAAGAACAACCTCT gATACAAAGAATCCAAGAAGAGGGTCTTCCAGGAAGAAGATACTGAAAAACGTAGTTG AAGCAAGCGTAGATGCGGATCCTAAGAACAAGAAAGCTGCAGGGATTATGCTTCTCACTCTAGCTCCATTTCTCATGGTGACACTGCCTGATTTACTTGATGCACAATCTTGGAGTGACATCACTATGTTGATCAGTCTCATAATCTCCTGTTCTTCAACCGTTGTCTACTTTGTTTACTCG TATTTTGATACGGCAGACCAAAAGAAGAGCTTAGATCACGCCAAGTTTGAGCTCATGTCGGAagttcataagcatttgcagaCCTTTTCGCCTCAAAGCCTTATAAGAGATGGGCAACTAAGTAAAGAGAGCTTGAAAAG TTTGTTTGATAAAATCGACAGGAACAAAGATGGGAAGATTCAAATCTCGGAGCTTAAAGACTTAACCGTAGAGTTTGGAGTGTATGGAAGAATGAAATGTGACATCAATGAGCTCGCAAACACTTTACTTGTTGactttgacaaagacaaagaTGGTGAGTTAGACGAGAACGAGTTCGAGGAAGGGGTGATGAAACTACTGAATCAATACAAGTTCGATAACCCAGATACTCCAAGACAGGGGGGCAACACATGCATTTACAGAACAGCATCAGATTCCGTGCATGTCAAGAATCTGTCTCAAGGCGAGGAATCTAGCGTATTAAAGCTGGAAATGCCAAAGCAAACCCTTGTTGCTAAATTGCTCTCTTTGAGAACCTTAAGAGCAGTGATTAAAGTCGTTGGTGGGATGCTAATGGTCCTGTTTCTTGCTAAACCATTTATGATCAACATTAATCTCTTGTCGGTTACAGCTGGAGTTCCTTCTTTCTACTCTATATTTGCAGTGATCCCTTTGGTTAGAAACTTGAAGAACACGTTATCTGCTCATTTCTGTAGAAAGAAAGACAAGGCAAGAATCGCATCTGAGAAATTCTCTGAG ATCTATAAGGATGTTACAATGAACAATCTCATGGGAATGTCGATAGTATTGGCCATTGTATACACCAAAGGATTGAAATGGGATTACTCAACAGAAGCTCTTCTTGCTGTGGCTGTTGGCCTTGCAATTGGCCTGCCGGCTTATGTGAGATCTACTTACCCGTTCTGGATTTGTGTATTGGCATTTGCTATGTATATCTCCTCTCTTGTTCTAATCTATGTCCACTATCATTTGAGGGGTCAGAACTAA